TGgatcagacagcatcagatagatggcctacacgtagagagacagaggggtatCGCTCACCCTGATACTTTCTCGTGTGAGATACGTTCAGCCTCTTGCGAACTGAAGGAatattatgaaacacagagagactaaatatacttttttttaaatgtacttattATTTTTTTGGTCCATTGTTttgcttcccttggcatccatgaatacacgccactgtaTTTGGGTGACTGTCGCCATTTTTGTTTTCAGAGGCTTAAGTTACAGTTGCATTGAGGCTCGCGGTAAGTAGTGAGAGTAGGTCTAAGGCAATACTGGTAAGACCCACACATCTGGATGATAACAtgttttccatgttatttgatCAATATAGTTTTTTAAATTTGATGTGGATGTTTTATCTATGACCCTATTACCAACAGAACCAAATACCCGCTCTGCACGACTGACATCGGGAAATTAATGAACAATGCCATGTCAGTATCACCAAGTCATTTTAGTGTTCATGCGCTGCATCGAGGATGGCAATAAATTCAGTTATTTCACTATCGGGTTCAGGTCAAACCTGTGTGCCCATTTTATTATGCAAGTGCCAACATGATTCCAACCTTGGAATGCGTGTCACGTGATATCACCCACTGCGTGCCCTCCTTTGGCCCAATGATGTCCATGTTTCCCTTTGAACGAGGGGGTCGCCCGTGGTCTCTGTGATGAGAGATAGGTCTTTATGGAAGAATAATATGTATCCCAGGGTTGAAGCATAACTCATTTGTGTCAATTACTTCAACACAGACGGGCTTATTATAGTAATGGAAGATTACTATGGAGTGGCCTGCATGACCTTAAAGGGCCCCAGTGGACTAAAGAGACGTTTTACTGTCACATACAtcatgtgttgttttacagggttagCCATAGTAGTACTGCACCCCTGGAGCAAAgtatggttaagtgccttgctcaagggcacatcgctaggctacatgccgcctTACAGATTTTCCTCTGGGGTTTGAGTTTCTTCTCCAGGGATGAGTGCTGTCGGGTGGGGGTCAATGCTCACTGCGCTAGACAATGACATACATCCATCACGTTGATGACGTCTATAAAGACTCCGACGACATCTGCTGAGAGCTGATGGGAGAACAGATACCCCGACTGCGGTGCTCTCCACTCCGCCCTCGGCTCCGTGGGCTCCCCTCTCACCTGAAAACTGTCTCCATCTAGCGGTGCTCCGGCTGAGCATCAGTGACAGTGCCAAGAGAGAAGGAGGCTGGAACAACGGCCTGTGTATTAGCAACCACCGCAAATACACTTTCAGTCGAAGCTCATTTTATGTACTACGTACTGTAGGCTGTTGCTTTGATGTGATACTACTCTGTCAGTACGGTTTGGTATAATTTCACACTGCCTCCGGGACTGACCGCCTGTACAGTGTCCGTTTCAGAAAGATATTTGGTTAATGATGACACGGTCGTGCATAACGGGGTATCCACAAGGCATCAAGGAGGAGCGCTCCATTTGATTACACCGAAGTTAAAGGATGCCCGGAGCGCGTGACACGCCCCCAACGAACTGGGGAGAGGAACTTGGTTCTTCCGCGCAGCTGCACAACAGCGAGAGTGGCGGAGAGAGGCAGCTGAGCCAACAACTTTCATACTCCCATTTGTTTCTCTCCTTAGACGATTCCGCGAATTCGGTTTgattccccttctctctctagtgGTTATTATATAATTATTCAACGGTTGCCTCCGCTGGTGACATTTTGAGCTGGAGCGGCAGCTTGTGGATATGGTGGTGGCACacttgtgtatttgtgtgtgtatgtggtgagcgcgtgtgtgtcagtgtgtgtatatgtgattTTATGTCCTTTCGCGATTCAGCTGCGAACACAGAGCACAGTTGTCGGTGTGGACTCGGCCCATACAGTCATTGGTCTCCGAAGAGGATCACAGTGAAAAACTCGAGCTCTAGGAAGGATACAGACGCCGGAGACGCGAGCTGATCTTCAAAGTGTTGTTTGGCAAGAGAAAGAGCTCGAGAATGTCCTTGTATGATTGGAGCCAAGTCTTTCCCGGTGTTTGGAGCACGGAATTACCCCCGTGTTGAACTTGTTGCTGGTTCGTTTCAACCACTTTTCCAAGGGGAGAATATTCTGCATACTTCTGTGTGCAGAGATAATTGTTTTATATTAGAAAGAGAACGGAAATCTTTATTTTTCAAACCAGTCGCTTTTACGCAGAGGTGAGTGGGCTATATTATTAGTTTGTTGTATGTGCTTTCAATTTCCAGACTATTGCCGTTAAATCATGTATGTTATACTGCTAAATATTGGTTCGGCGGAGTCACTGATACTAGAACCATTCTCGCTCTCACGATTTATATTCACTATCGACGACAGTAGGGATATACGTGGGACATGTCTGTGCAATGCATTTAGATGTTATTATTTATTGAGTTTCAGAAGCAAACAGAATGAACAGCAAGTGGACGATATATTCATATCAGCCATGTATGATTTGTTACAGTGTAGCCATATGAGTAGGCTAATGTTTGGGTTGCCTTTCCAGATGTCCTCTCGCCGCGCTGTGGTTCTGTGATCGCCCACCGGAGCGTCGAGAGCTCTTCACCGGGACCGGGTCGCACATTGTGGGTCACCATGGCAGCGGGAGTGGCGGCGTGGTTACCATTCGCCCGGGCGGCTGCTATAGGATGGATGCCGGTAGCCAGTGCGCCCATGCCGACGCCTCCACCTGACAACCGGCGAAAACAGGACGGGCTCATCTTGCTCAATGTCAGCGGTCAGAAGTTCCAGACGTGGCGGAATACATTGGAGCGGTACCCGGACACTTTACTGGGCAGCACGGAGCGGGAATTCTTCTTCCATGAGGAGACAAACGAATACTTTTTCGATCGTGACCCGGATATTTTCAGACACATTCTGAACTTCTATCGTACCGGGAAGCTGCACTACCCGCGCCAGGAGTGCATCTCGGCCTACGATGAGGAGCTGGCCTTCTTTGGGATCATACCGGAAATCATAGGGGACTGCTGCTATGAAGAGTACAAGGACCGGCGGCGGGAGAACCAGGAGAGAATCCAGGATGACGAGGACAGCGAGAACCAGAACGATATGGTCCCGCCGGATATGACATTCCGAGAAACCATGTGGCGGGCCTTCGAGAACCCCCACACGAGCACCATGGCCCTGGTGTTTTATTATGTCACCGGCTTCTTCATTGCTGTTTCCGTGATGGCCAACGTGGTGGAGACGGTCCCGTGCGGGACTTTGCCAAATCGGGTCAAACAGGTCTCGTGCGGGGAGCGGTACGCCTTGGCATTTTTCTGTCTGGATACGGCCTGCGTCATGATCTTCACCGTGGAGTACCTGCTGCGTCTAATGGCGGCGCCCAGCCGCTGGAACTTCATCAAGAGCGTGATGAGTGTCATCGATGTGGTGGCCATTATGCCCTATTACATCGGCCTGGTCATGACGGACAACGAGGACGTCAGCGGGGCCTTCGTCACCCTGAGGGTCTTCCGGGTTTTCAGGATTTTCAAATTCTCCCGCCACTCTGCGGGGCTGCGCATCCTGGGCTACACGCTGAAGAGCTGCGCCTCGGAGCTGGGCTTCCTGCTCTTCTCCCTCACCATGGCCATCATCATCTTCGCCACTGTCATGTTCTACGCCGAGAAGGGCTCCTCAGCCAGCAAGTTCACCAGCATCCCGGCCGCCTTCTGGTACACCATCGTCACGATGACAACTCTGGGGTAGGTGCCGATCCAGTTTACCATACAGTGCAGATGTGTGATCTAATGCTCAGGGGTTATGTTTTCGACCCTAAATCAGCAGCATTGGTTTGCTGTTGTGCTCTCCTTTGCGTTCTCTCCATGCAGCTGCAGTGTGAATGGACAGTTGGGTAAATGTCTGCCTAAATCCCAATTTACATGAAGCACCCTCAAGTGAACGGTTTAGGGCATTCACACAACATTCACATTCAAAGGCCTCAGAGGCATTTACCTTATTCACAGGCCAAACTGTAGGCCTATGATGTCATCATATCCTAAGCACTGCAGCAGTTCTCATCATTAAGATTCACACCTCTTCAACATTGTCAAATGAAGAGAGCTATACATAGAACACATgcgaggagcagagagagatcaATGACAAGATTTAAAATTTAAATCAGAATATGCTGCAATAGATTTCTCTCACACAGCATATCtcttccccccccacacacaccccacacacataaGCACAGTGGTCTTATATTCTCTTTTGGTTGCTCCTCTCTTATTTAGCTTACAGTTGATTCAATTTAGCCATACTCAGTTTGAAAAGTGGCTGCAGAGCTGCAGTCTAACCTGTGCAAGAGGCATATTATGTCACCGTGTTGCTGTTGATGTGTACACCCATTCATTAATATGAGTCCTCGGGCTACGGTTCATTGACGCGTTTGCCGTTTACTCCCACCTGCGCTGTGCAGTTGTAGCCTATTGTGCGCTCTCCATGGTGTTGAAAAAGAGAGTGGCGCGCTGTGGGGAATCAGAGCCGCAAGCATAGCAGTTGAATTGCGCTCTCCGCGGTGCTGAAGCGGAGCAGACACATGGTAGTGCAGTACTGTGCgctctccatggtgctgaaacgaAGCGCTGCGCCTCTCTTCAGCATTGCGTGCTCTAGCATTTCTGTTACTTTCCTTGCCAACAGTTCACGGGTGTGAATCAGCCTCTAAAGTGGTAATCAAATGGAGCGCTAAAACCCACGTCTGATACTTTGATCACAGCGCCGTTGAAGTCCATTCGGCTCATGAACACAAACGTGGAGTGTCAGCGTCATAGTTAACATGATGGATTTCACAAGGCTCAATTACTCATAGGTCAAGAGATGATATTTCTCTATTTGATTGGTTTGTTTTGTTCATTATTGAGCCTATTGCCTGACAGTTTGTCTATACGAGTCTCTCAATTAATTTGATTGGAAGGCCTGTTGTGTTCTGATTACTTTATTCTGTAATTGCATGTggagtaggggagggatggagagaaaatagtggctgagagaaagagggagaggaatagaTTGCCACACCTCATTGTGTGTAATTTGTGTAGTTGCATGTCCCCACTGTCAGATTGAATGATATCAATAACAAAATGCAATTACTGGTTCACACTCTCCACTGAGCTAATGGCTGACGCAGTAGGAGTGGCTTGTTCtttctgtgtatgtgtgcgtgtcttGGCCTTTCTGTTAATGAGCTAGGCCTGAGACAAAGAAACTCAGTGAAGAAAAGCAACCTTCTCTCACacccactcaaacacacacacacacgcacacacacactaacctcaCTGAAACACAGCCAAGCTCCCATCCACAACCAGAAACCATTCTGTTGACTCATAATAGAAGCCTCACCTCTTTGTTTTGCCAATGTGTCAATCAGCTGGttactgtgtgttgtgtgtttctggCTGCAGTGCCAGTGTGTGTGCGGGTGATGGCAGTACCTGAGGCCAGTCTGTGTTTACTGTGCCCAGGGCTTGACAGGTGGTGACTACACAGCTGCATTAGCCTTTGTTTAAGAGTATGAACACACAGTCATCTGTTTCTATTCTGTTGCATCGGTCCAGTGCCTCACAAAAAGCCATTGGATGAATCGAGTGTATGGTGGACCGTATTAtctaaaataaatacatgttcaGCACTCATGTCTGTAAAAATCCGTACAATTCCCtcaaatgtgtgtgtctgtgtgtgtgcgtgtgtgtgtgtgtgctcgtacGTGCGTGCGAGGAGTGTTTTGGTAGATTGAGCAAGGACATAGCTCTTAAGCGGACGTAGGCTATCGTTCTTTAATGTCTCATTACCTTGCCAGGGGACCAGAGACAGGGATGGATCTGTGGTTGGGAACTGCAGggagcaggggaggggagggaggtgtgcTCAGTGAAGCAggtaaaagagagaggagggggggaaagagaaaaaatatagaaaaagaGAAGGATAAGGTCATAGGGAAATTTGGAGAaagggcaaagagagagggagtgagataaaggtggcaagacagagagagagaaagagagagagacagggagagcgagacagagagagagagatagataagaAGGCATAGCAGAGAGCAGTATG
The genomic region above belongs to Oncorhynchus masou masou isolate Uvic2021 chromosome 27, UVic_Omas_1.1, whole genome shotgun sequence and contains:
- the LOC135515934 gene encoding potassium voltage-gated channel subfamily D member 2-like, coding for MAAGVAAWLPFARAAAIGWMPVASAPMPTPPPDNRRKQDGLILLNVSGQKFQTWRNTLERYPDTLLGSTEREFFFHEETNEYFFDRDPDIFRHILNFYRTGKLHYPRQECISAYDEELAFFGIIPEIIGDCCYEEYKDRRRENQERIQDDEDSENQNDMVPPDMTFRETMWRAFENPHTSTMALVFYYVTGFFIAVSVMANVVETVPCGTLPNRVKQVSCGERYALAFFCLDTACVMIFTVEYLLRLMAAPSRWNFIKSVMSVIDVVAIMPYYIGLVMTDNEDVSGAFVTLRVFRVFRIFKFSRHSAGLRILGYTLKSCASELGFLLFSLTMAIIIFATVMFYAEKGSSASKFTSIPAAFWYTIVTMTTLGYGDMVPKTIVGKIVGSVCSLSGVLVIALPVPVIVSNFSRIYHQSQRADKRRAQKASKAAGQALVCKANPMFDTHHNHLLHCLEKTTNHEFVDEQTFETSLLEVSMVKHPPHSPSLSSGSSSQGLSCCSRRNKRKSFNVPNSNMTGGHRNSIQELSTIHIRERPVTNSRSSLNAKFEETVPLNCKQPYITAAVITLPTPPVTTPEDDGSASSPDYSQANIVRVSAL